A single Sulfurimonas aquatica DNA region contains:
- a CDS encoding FoF1 ATP synthase subunit B', which produces MLDINPILLLATFVVFVSLIAVLNSWLYNPLFNFMNKRDGDIKRDLEKLGSNDEEINTLNAKAESIVMNAKLEAAALREKVIMDAKELAESKLEAKRAELAHEYLEFEKSLSDAKNELTNDLMSQVPVFKEAVKAKFNQI; this is translated from the coding sequence ATGTTAGATATAAATCCAATACTACTCTTGGCTACATTTGTTGTATTTGTTTCGCTTATAGCCGTTCTAAATAGTTGGCTTTATAATCCTTTATTTAACTTTATGAATAAACGTGATGGTGACATTAAAAGAGACCTAGAAAAACTGGGCTCGAATGATGAAGAAATCAACACGCTTAATGCAAAAGCTGAATCAATTGTTATGAATGCTAAACTAGAAGCTGCGGCCCTAAGAGAAAAAGTTATCATGGATGCTAAGGAATTAGCAGAAAGTAAGTTAGAAGCAAAACGTGCTGAGCTTGCACATGAATATTTAGAGTTTGAAAAATCTCTTTCAGATGCTAAAAATGAGTTGACTAATGACTTAATGTCACAAGTTCCAGTATTTAAAGAAGCTGTAAAAGCTAAATTTAATCAAATTTAA
- a CDS encoding ParB/RepB/Spo0J family partition protein, protein MKSQKLGRGLDALLGEMDEAYENEGSSRDEILEISIKDIRPNPFQPRKTFNEESLHELSESIKNDGLIQPIVVTEDIDGYVLIAGERRFRASKLAKLKVIRAIVLNSDEQKMRQFALIENIQREELNSVELAEAYGELLKLHDMTHDELAHMIHKSRTHITNTLRLLQLSVKTQKALLEKKISAGHAKVLVGLDEKEQQLMVNSIVGQKLSVREVEGMIKKIKSESTPIKKSTQEPLFDFTSLNKKFDDLGINIKTSKKSITLEFNSQDEIMEFISRIRD, encoded by the coding sequence GTGAAAAGTCAAAAGTTAGGTAGAGGGTTAGACGCTCTTTTAGGTGAAATGGATGAAGCTTATGAAAATGAGGGCTCCTCTCGTGATGAGATTTTAGAAATATCTATTAAAGATATTAGACCAAATCCATTTCAGCCAAGAAAAACTTTTAACGAAGAGTCTTTACATGAACTCTCAGAATCTATTAAAAATGATGGACTAATTCAACCTATAGTAGTAACTGAAGATATAGATGGATATGTTTTAATCGCTGGAGAGAGAAGATTTCGTGCTTCAAAACTTGCTAAATTAAAAGTAATTCGTGCAATAGTATTAAACTCTGATGAACAGAAGATGCGTCAATTTGCACTTATTGAAAATATTCAACGAGAAGAGTTGAATTCTGTAGAGTTAGCAGAAGCATATGGCGAGCTTCTTAAGTTACATGATATGACACATGATGAGTTAGCTCACATGATTCATAAAAGTAGAACGCACATAACAAACACATTAAGACTCTTGCAACTCTCAGTTAAAACTCAAAAAGCTCTCTTAGAGAAAAAAATCAGTGCAGGACATGCTAAAGTGTTAGTTGGACTTGATGAAAAAGAACAGCAATTAATGGTTAACTCTATTGTAGGTCAAAAACTCAGTGTTAGAGAAGTTGAGGGGATGATCAAAAAAATTAAAAGTGAATCTACTCCAATCAAAAAATCAACGCAAGAACCACTCTTTGACTTTACGTCATTAAATAAAAAATTTGATGATTTAGGTATAAATATTAAAACTTCTAAGAAAAGCATCACACTAGAGTTTAATTCTCAAGACGAAATAATGGAATTTATTTCACGAATTAGAGATTAG
- the atpA gene encoding F0F1 ATP synthase subunit alpha produces the protein MVAKIQADEISSIIKERIDNFELSVDINETGKIVSYADGVAQVYGLSNVMAGEMVEFEDGTQGLVMNLEESKVGVVILGAGTELREGMSVKRLGRLLRVPVGDALLGRVVNALGEPIDGKGPIETTETRFVEEKAPGIMDRKSVHEPLATGIKAIDALVPIGRGQRELIIGDRQTGKTTVALDAIINQKGNGVVCIYVAIGQKESTIAQIVRRLEEHGALEYTIIVSATAAEAAALQFLAPYTGVTMGEYFRDNARHGLIVYDDLSKHAVAYREMSLILRRPPGREAYPGDVFYVHSRLLERAAKMSDENGAGSLTALPIIETQAGDVAAYIPTNVISITDGQIFLETDLFNSGVRPAINVGLSVSRVGGAAQIKATKQVAGTLRLDLAQYRELQAFAQFASDLDEVSRNQLERGQRMVEVLKQGPFSPLSAEKQVVIIFAGNEGFLDDFDPSNVVRFEAEMYPFLEASYPQIFENIRSTSKVDDDTKALLMKALEEFKASFVVES, from the coding sequence GTGGTAGCAAAAATACAAGCTGATGAAATCAGTTCAATAATTAAAGAACGTATTGACAACTTTGAACTAAGTGTTGATATAAATGAAACAGGTAAAATTGTTTCATATGCTGATGGTGTTGCACAAGTTTACGGACTTAGCAATGTTATGGCTGGTGAAATGGTAGAGTTCGAAGATGGTACTCAAGGTCTTGTAATGAACCTTGAAGAGAGCAAAGTAGGTGTTGTTATACTTGGTGCTGGTACTGAACTTCGTGAAGGTATGAGTGTTAAGCGTCTTGGAAGACTTTTACGTGTTCCAGTTGGCGATGCACTACTTGGTCGTGTTGTAAATGCACTTGGTGAACCAATAGATGGTAAAGGTCCAATTGAGACTACTGAAACTCGTTTCGTAGAAGAAAAAGCTCCTGGAATCATGGACCGTAAATCAGTGCATGAGCCTTTAGCTACTGGTATTAAAGCAATTGATGCTCTAGTTCCAATCGGCCGTGGTCAACGTGAGCTTATTATTGGTGACAGACAGACTGGTAAAACAACGGTTGCATTAGATGCTATCATTAACCAAAAAGGTAATGGTGTTGTTTGTATTTATGTTGCTATCGGTCAAAAAGAATCAACGATAGCACAAATTGTTCGTCGTTTAGAAGAACATGGTGCTCTTGAATATACTATTATTGTATCTGCTACTGCTGCTGAAGCTGCTGCACTTCAATTTTTAGCTCCATATACTGGTGTTACTATGGGTGAGTACTTCCGTGATAATGCTAGACATGGTCTTATTGTATATGATGATTTATCTAAGCATGCAGTTGCATACCGTGAAATGTCACTAATCCTTCGTCGTCCTCCGGGTCGTGAAGCATATCCAGGTGATGTTTTCTATGTACACTCTCGTTTACTTGAGCGTGCTGCTAAAATGTCAGATGAAAATGGAGCTGGTTCACTTACAGCCCTTCCAATTATTGAAACTCAAGCGGGTGATGTTGCTGCATACATTCCAACAAATGTTATTTCAATTACTGATGGACAAATTTTCCTTGAAACAGATCTATTTAATTCTGGTGTTCGTCCAGCGATTAATGTTGGTCTTTCAGTTTCTCGTGTTGGTGGTGCTGCTCAGATTAAAGCTACTAAGCAAGTTGCTGGTACATTAAGACTTGATCTTGCTCAATACCGTGAACTTCAAGCATTTGCTCAATTTGCATCTGATCTTGATGAAGTTTCTCGTAATCAACTTGAGCGTGGGCAAAGAATGGTAGAAGTTCTTAAACAAGGACCATTCTCACCACTTTCTGCTGAAAAGCAAGTTGTAATTATTTTTGCTGGTAATGAAGGTTTCTTAGATGATTTCGATCCATCAAATGTAGTTCGTTTTGAAGCTGAAATGTATCCATTCTTAGAAGCTTCTTATCCTCAGATTTTTGAAAACATCAGAAGTACTTCTAAAGTTGATGATGATACTAAAGCACTATTGATGAAAGCACTTGAAGAGTTTAAAGCTAGCTTTGTTGTAGAATCATAA
- a CDS encoding F0F1 ATP synthase subunit delta — translation MEELIAKRYIKALKNDSDLASMQNISDIFSCLSDSFSNDKFVSVIVNPHVSRKDKSEILLEAVKSAQSDKVNNFIKLLVENKRINIIPAIAKELQKDIANSTKVYSGIIYSDSDIETKVLDELSSGLSKKFDSTISLAFKKNDFNGIKVEVEGLGIEINFSKDRIDSQIIDHIIKAI, via the coding sequence ATGGAAGAATTAATAGCAAAAAGATATATAAAAGCTTTAAAAAATGATTCTGACTTAGCATCAATGCAAAACATATCAGATATATTTTCCTGTTTATCAGATTCATTTTCTAATGACAAGTTTGTTAGCGTTATTGTTAACCCACATGTTAGTCGTAAAGATAAATCTGAAATATTATTAGAAGCGGTTAAATCTGCACAATCTGATAAAGTGAATAATTTTATTAAACTACTTGTAGAAAATAAGCGTATTAATATAATTCCTGCAATAGCAAAAGAATTACAAAAAGATATAGCTAACTCAACGAAAGTTTACAGTGGTATTATCTATAGTGATAGTGACATTGAAACGAAAGTTTTGGATGAACTTAGTAGTGGTTTAAGCAAGAAATTCGATTCTACTATATCTTTAGCATTTAAGAAAAATGACTTTAATGGTATAAAAGTAGAAGTAGAAGGTCTTGGAATTGAAATTAATTTTTCTAAAGATAGAATAGATAGTCAAATTATAGATCATATAATTAAAGCAATTTAA
- a CDS encoding MotA/TolQ/ExbB proton channel family protein, translating to MINNLVDFYLKSHPVTIGVLALLSIYFIILNWVFFYRYFSINSWVSRESTSLEALLMGASTVNENSFLNNFIRTSNVISKEVLALGMLAATKEATKGLSILSIFASTTPFIGLFGTVVSILDTFTHIGKTSGSMNIISSGVSDALIATAAGIFVAIFAYTYHQILKRKSFELISFLQMQSDAILARKK from the coding sequence ATGATTAATAATTTAGTCGATTTTTATCTTAAAAGTCATCCTGTGACTATTGGTGTTTTGGCTCTATTATCAATCTACTTTATTATATTAAATTGGGTTTTTTTCTATCGCTATTTTTCTATTAATAGTTGGGTCTCTCGTGAAAGTACTTCTTTAGAAGCACTACTCATGGGTGCTTCTACTGTTAATGAAAACTCTTTTTTAAATAACTTTATTAGAACAAGTAATGTTATTTCAAAAGAAGTTTTAGCACTCGGTATGCTTGCTGCAACTAAAGAGGCAACTAAAGGTCTCTCTATCCTCTCTATCTTTGCATCTACTACACCTTTTATTGGTCTTTTTGGTACTGTGGTCTCAATCCTTGATACATTTACTCATATTGGTAAAACATCAGGGAGTATGAACATTATATCTAGCGGTGTGTCAGATGCACTAATAGCTACAGCTGCAGGTATCTTTGTTGCAATCTTCGCTTATACATACCATCAGATATTAAAACGAAAGTCATTTGAACTTATTAGTTTTCTTCAAATGCAAAGTGACGCTATCTTAGCTCGTAAGAAGTAA
- a CDS encoding ParA family protein, which produces MSEVIVIANQKGGVGKTTTAVNLAASLAVAEKKVLLIDSDPQANATTSLGFHRNDYEFNIYHVLIGTKKLKDIILKSDLPTLHLAPSNIGLVGIEKEYYDADKAKGRELVLKKAIANVKKDYDYIIIDSPPALGPMTINALSASNSVIIPIQCEFFALEGLAQLLNTVKLVRKSINPKLAIKGFLPTMFSSQNNLSKQVFADLRQHFHAKLFKDEKGKYIVVPRNVKLAESPSFGKPVILYDVKSSGAISYQSLAHAIIN; this is translated from the coding sequence ATGAGTGAAGTAATAGTAATTGCAAATCAAAAGGGTGGAGTAGGTAAGACAACTACTGCTGTAAATCTTGCTGCATCCTTAGCCGTAGCAGAAAAAAAGGTACTCTTAATAGATTCTGATCCACAGGCTAACGCAACAACATCTCTTGGCTTCCATAGAAATGACTATGAGTTTAATATCTACCATGTACTAATTGGAACTAAAAAGTTAAAAGATATAATTTTAAAGTCAGATTTACCAACTCTTCACCTCGCTCCATCTAATATTGGTCTCGTAGGAATTGAGAAAGAGTATTATGACGCAGACAAAGCGAAGGGTAGAGAATTAGTTCTTAAAAAAGCAATTGCTAATGTTAAAAAAGATTATGACTATATTATAATAGACTCGCCACCAGCATTAGGTCCTATGACTATTAACGCTCTTTCAGCTTCAAACTCTGTTATTATTCCTATTCAGTGTGAATTTTTTGCACTAGAAGGTTTAGCACAACTTTTAAATACAGTAAAACTTGTGAGAAAGTCTATTAATCCTAAGTTGGCTATTAAAGGTTTTTTACCAACCATGTTTAGTTCACAAAATAATCTTTCTAAACAAGTATTCGCTGATCTTCGTCAACATTTTCACGCTAAACTTTTTAAAGATGAAAAGGGAAAGTACATTGTTGTTCCTAGAAATGTGAAACTTGCAGAGTCTCCATCATTTGGTAAGCCTGTAATTCTTTATGATGTAAAATCAAGTGGTGCCATTTCATATCAAAGTTTAGCGCATGCTATTATTAATTAA
- the atpD gene encoding F0F1 ATP synthase subunit beta yields MIGKISQVMGPVVDVDFDGYLPVINEAIEVKVSLEGNEHRLVLEVAAHLGDGRVRTIAMDMSEGLVRGMDATATGAPIKVPVGEKVLGRIFNVIGETIDGGEQITDSETWSIHRTPPPLVDQSTTTEMFETGIKVVDLLAPYAKGGKVGLFGGAGVGKTVIIMELIHNVAHGHDGLSVFAGVGERTREGNDLYYEMKDSNVLDKVALCYGQMSEPPGARNRIALTGLTMAEYFRDEKKLDVLMFVDNIFRFAQSGSEMSALLGRIPSAVGYQPTLAREMGALQDRITSTKDGSITSVQAVYVPADDLTDPAPASVFAHLDATTVLNRKIAEKGIYPAVDPLDSTSRLLDPQILGEEHYGVARGVQQTLQKYKDLQDIIAILGMDELSEDDKNVVERARKIEKFLSQPFFVAEVFTGSPGKYVKLEDTIAGFKGIINGDYDHMSENSFYMVGGMDEAIAKHEKNK; encoded by the coding sequence ATGATTGGAAAAATTAGCCAGGTAATGGGCCCGGTTGTTGATGTTGATTTCGATGGTTACCTTCCAGTAATTAACGAAGCAATTGAAGTTAAAGTAAGTTTAGAAGGTAATGAACACCGTTTAGTACTTGAAGTTGCTGCTCACTTAGGTGATGGTCGTGTTAGAACGATTGCAATGGATATGAGCGAAGGTTTAGTACGTGGTATGGATGCAACTGCTACAGGTGCTCCAATTAAAGTTCCTGTTGGTGAAAAAGTACTTGGACGTATTTTTAATGTTATTGGTGAAACAATTGATGGTGGAGAGCAGATTACTGACTCTGAAACTTGGTCAATTCACCGTACTCCACCACCACTAGTAGATCAGTCTACTACTACTGAAATGTTTGAAACAGGTATCAAAGTTGTTGATTTACTTGCTCCATATGCTAAGGGTGGTAAAGTTGGACTATTTGGTGGTGCTGGTGTTGGTAAAACTGTTATTATCATGGAACTTATTCATAATGTTGCTCATGGTCATGATGGTTTATCAGTATTTGCTGGTGTTGGTGAAAGAACTCGTGAAGGAAATGACCTTTACTATGAGATGAAAGATTCAAATGTACTTGACAAAGTTGCACTGTGCTACGGTCAAATGTCAGAGCCTCCAGGAGCACGTAACCGTATCGCTCTTACTGGTCTTACAATGGCTGAGTATTTCCGTGATGAGAAAAAACTTGATGTACTAATGTTTGTTGATAATATTTTCCGTTTTGCACAATCAGGTTCAGAGATGTCTGCACTTCTTGGACGTATCCCTTCAGCTGTTGGTTACCAACCAACTTTAGCTCGTGAAATGGGTGCTCTTCAAGATAGAATTACATCTACTAAAGATGGTTCAATTACTTCAGTTCAAGCGGTATATGTACCGGCAGATGATTTAACTGACCCGGCTCCAGCTTCTGTATTTGCTCACTTAGATGCGACTACAGTTCTTAACCGTAAAATTGCTGAAAAAGGTATCTATCCTGCAGTTGATCCACTAGATTCAACTTCAAGATTACTTGATCCACAAATTTTAGGTGAGGAGCATTATGGTGTTGCTCGTGGTGTTCAGCAAACTCTTCAAAAGTATAAAGATCTTCAAGATATCATCGCGATTCTTGGTATGGATGAGCTTTCTGAAGATGACAAAAATGTTGTTGAACGTGCTCGTAAAATTGAGAAGTTCCTTTCTCAGCCATTCTTTGTTGCTGAAGTGTTTACAGGTTCTCCTGGTAAATATGTTAAGCTTGAAGATACTATCGCTGGTTTCAAAGGTATTATCAATGGCGATTACGATCATATGTCTGAGAATTCATTCTATATGGTTGGTGGTATGGACGAAGCTATCGCTAAACACGAGAAAAATAAATAG
- a CDS encoding ExbD/TolR family protein: MIYDWDDKPELNITPLVDVMLVLLAILMVIAPNIIYEEEIKLPQGSTTKQLSKIPPVHISIDKNKNVKINKDNYLLNAFMDNFFLYANKLDKKATVLISADKSLDYGVVMSVLAAVKQAGFTEVSLATNG, from the coding sequence ATGATATATGATTGGGATGATAAACCTGAGCTAAATATTACTCCGCTTGTCGATGTAATGTTAGTTTTATTAGCTATTTTAATGGTGATTGCACCTAATATTATATATGAAGAAGAGATAAAACTACCTCAAGGTTCTACAACAAAGCAACTTTCTAAAATCCCTCCAGTTCATATTTCGATTGATAAAAATAAAAATGTAAAGATAAACAAAGATAACTATTTACTAAATGCTTTTATGGATAATTTTTTTCTATATGCAAATAAATTAGATAAAAAAGCAACTGTATTAATTAGTGCAGATAAAAGTTTAGATTATGGAGTTGTGATGTCTGTGTTAGCAGCTGTTAAGCAAGCTGGTTTTACTGAAGTTTCACTCGCAACAAATGGATAA
- the atpG gene encoding ATP synthase F1 subunit gamma: MANLKDIQRQIKSVSNTQKTTRAMKLVSTAKLRRAEELAKRSRLYAQKMNQVIAEIAGRIECSKIGGIENRCFNKIENPQVVDIIFVTADKGLCGGFNIQTIKAVKKLLKEYKEKNVKVRLRGIGKKGIEFFKYNEIELFDTVVALSSKPDKTRSDEFIKTSIEDYKDGKIDGLHLVYNGYKNMITQELHVNTVLPVDTNSFNCDKIEQSSMLEVEAEKEEDMLDALVSKYVEYNMYYALIDSVAAEHSARMQAMDTATNNAKDMVKSLNVKFNKARQAAITTELIEIISGVESMK; encoded by the coding sequence ATGGCAAACTTGAAAGATATTCAAAGACAGATAAAGAGTGTTTCTAATACTCAAAAGACGACACGTGCAATGAAGCTTGTATCTACTGCAAAACTTCGTCGTGCAGAAGAGCTTGCTAAACGCTCTCGTCTTTATGCTCAAAAAATGAATCAGGTAATTGCCGAAATAGCTGGACGTATTGAGTGTAGTAAGATAGGTGGAATTGAAAATCGTTGTTTTAACAAGATTGAAAATCCACAAGTTGTAGATATTATTTTTGTTACTGCTGACAAAGGTTTATGTGGTGGTTTTAATATTCAAACTATTAAAGCCGTTAAAAAACTTTTAAAAGAGTATAAAGAAAAAAATGTCAAAGTACGTTTACGTGGAATCGGTAAAAAAGGTATAGAATTTTTTAAATATAATGAAATTGAACTATTTGATACAGTTGTTGCATTGAGTTCTAAACCTGACAAAACAAGATCTGATGAGTTTATTAAAACTTCTATAGAAGATTATAAAGATGGAAAGATTGATGGTCTTCACTTAGTTTACAACGGCTATAAAAACATGATAACTCAAGAGTTACATGTCAATACTGTACTGCCTGTTGATACTAATAGTTTTAATTGTGACAAGATTGAACAGAGTTCGATGTTAGAAGTTGAGGCAGAAAAAGAAGAAGATATGCTTGATGCTTTAGTTAGTAAATATGTTGAATATAACATGTATTATGCACTGATTGATTCAGTTGCAGCTGAGCATTCTGCTCGTATGCAAGCTATGGATACTGCTACTAATAACGCTAAAGATATGGTTAAATCACTAAATGTGAAATTTAATAAAGCACGTCAAGCTGCTATTACTACAGAGCTTATTGAGATAATAAGTGGTGTGGAGTCTATGAAATAA
- a CDS encoding TonB C-terminal domain-containing protein gives MFRSVDIKSYALTKNNYISISLDVPKIATTKPKKIKKSSPVSSVVEDTGDNIDVNNLFSDVWTKKITPKKKVIKKEDTKRLLDIQKKIQKKEKNSVNSISEVVNNLNEIDTHNESEESSTAEQVNEYLAKIQAIVYRYFRVPANTQGNSVKSVIELNALGKVIDFRILSYSNNPALNEEVDNIKARIMDVIFPIHPQNIPTKTVVILTSKE, from the coding sequence ATGTTCCGTTCAGTTGATATAAAATCCTATGCACTTACTAAAAATAATTATATTTCTATTTCATTAGATGTTCCAAAAATTGCAACTACTAAGCCAAAAAAAATTAAAAAAAGTTCGCCCGTATCTAGTGTTGTTGAAGATACAGGAGATAACATAGATGTAAACAATCTATTTAGCGATGTTTGGACAAAAAAAATCACGCCTAAGAAAAAAGTAATTAAAAAAGAAGATACAAAACGATTGCTCGATATTCAGAAAAAAATTCAAAAAAAAGAAAAAAATAGTGTAAATTCAATTTCTGAAGTTGTTAATAATCTTAATGAAATTGATACACACAATGAGAGTGAAGAAAGCTCTACTGCTGAGCAAGTTAACGAATATTTAGCTAAAATTCAAGCAATTGTTTATAGGTATTTTAGAGTTCCTGCTAATACACAGGGCAACAGTGTAAAGAGTGTTATTGAGTTAAATGCACTTGGAAAAGTCATAGACTTTAGGATACTTAGTTATTCAAATAATCCTGCTTTAAATGAAGAAGTAGACAATATTAAAGCTAGAATTATGGATGTCATATTTCCTATTCATCCACAAAATATCCCTACAAAAACAGTTGTAATACTTACATCTAAGGAGTAA
- the atpC gene encoding ATP synthase F1 subunit epsilon, which translates to MDNFNLEILTPNGEIFNGEAVSVVLPGEEGEFGVLAGHSSLTTLLTGGVIDVEKTDKSVEAIVINWGVVHVDEGKVVVLVEGAAPIRGADETEIAKALDEAKKLISDIADSSAAIATVSARIESAAQRLI; encoded by the coding sequence ATGGATAATTTTAACCTTGAAATCCTAACACCTAATGGTGAAATCTTTAATGGTGAAGCTGTTAGTGTAGTTCTTCCTGGTGAAGAAGGAGAGTTTGGTGTGCTTGCTGGTCACTCATCATTAACTACTCTTCTTACTGGTGGAGTTATTGATGTTGAAAAAACAGACAAATCAGTTGAAGCTATAGTTATTAACTGGGGTGTCGTTCATGTTGATGAAGGAAAAGTTGTTGTTTTAGTTGAAGGTGCTGCGCCAATTCGTGGTGCTGATGAAACTGAAATTGCAAAAGCTCTTGATGAAGCTAAGAAACTAATTAGTGATATTGCAGACTCTAGTGCTGCTATTGCTACAGTATCTGCTAGAATAGAATCAGCAGCTCAAAGATTAATATAA
- a CDS encoding F0F1 ATP synthase subunit B: MSRILVLILMISTYALASTAEHGETDIVQRTVNFLLFAGLVWYLVGEPIKSYFSSRSESIADELKKVQDKLDESVALKKEALAKISDAEKFAEELAVTSKKENKIINDKIMTQCSLDLEILIKQSSSSKEFEQRKMVRSVVEGILQETLDQSSESFDRESMANVILKKVA, encoded by the coding sequence GTGAGTAGAATTTTAGTACTAATACTAATGATATCAACTTATGCATTAGCATCTACAGCTGAGCATGGAGAAACAGATATAGTTCAAAGAACTGTGAACTTTTTACTTTTTGCTGGGCTTGTTTGGTATCTAGTAGGAGAGCCAATCAAGAGCTATTTTTCTTCAAGAAGTGAGAGTATCGCTGATGAGTTGAAAAAAGTTCAAGATAAGCTTGATGAGTCTGTTGCTCTAAAAAAAGAAGCACTAGCTAAAATTTCTGATGCAGAAAAGTTTGCTGAAGAGTTAGCTGTAACTTCTAAAAAAGAGAATAAAATCATAAATGATAAAATAATGACTCAATGTAGTCTTGATTTAGAAATATTGATTAAGCAGAGTTCATCATCAAAAGAGTTTGAACAAAGAAAAATGGTTCGTAGTGTTGTAGAAGGTATTCTTCAAGAAACATTAGACCAGAGTTCTGAGAGTTTTGATAGAGAATCTATGGCAAATGTTATTTTGAAGAAGGTGGCATAG
- the tolB gene encoding Tol-Pal system protein TolB, which translates to MKIILILLMLFGLSHANDATIEVIKKADSLPSLAVEDASISYDDTFKLQFFKALIADLNVISIFNVERFHRVTHYNATDVLVENIDMAYVLRYKMFEDDNGALNVEMKMLVEGKDVFSKNYKVSRRNIYMFIAHAIAYDINKFMGEPSVEWMKRKVIFSRIVGPKESEIVISDYSLSYQQVVVSGGFNVFPKWANNAQNAFYYTSLDSNVPTLKHLDLKTVKVKKIISSDGMMVCSDVSADSNTLLLTMAKNGQPDVYTYNLTTKKYKRETSYGGIDVNAQFMDKNKIIFISSRLGYPNVFSKDLKTNAVEQLVFYGKSNSACSSNGEYIVYKARESSNAFSKNTFNLHLISMKTDFIRRLTATGINEFPRFSKDGDAILFIKNYKEQSSIGIIRLNHNKNYLFPLKYGRVQSMDW; encoded by the coding sequence TTGAAAATTATACTTATATTATTAATGTTGTTTGGATTATCTCATGCTAATGATGCAACGATTGAAGTGATTAAAAAGGCAGACTCTTTACCATCTTTGGCGGTTGAAGATGCTTCTATTAGTTATGATGATACCTTCAAGCTACAGTTTTTTAAAGCCCTTATTGCAGATTTAAATGTAATTTCTATTTTTAATGTTGAAAGATTTCATAGAGTGACACACTATAATGCTACAGATGTTTTAGTTGAAAATATAGATATGGCATACGTATTGCGATATAAAATGTTTGAAGATGACAATGGCGCGTTAAACGTTGAAATGAAAATGTTAGTGGAAGGCAAAGACGTATTTTCTAAAAACTATAAAGTTAGTAGACGTAATATATATATGTTTATAGCACATGCTATAGCTTACGATATTAATAAATTTATGGGTGAGCCATCAGTTGAGTGGATGAAAAGAAAAGTGATTTTCTCACGAATAGTTGGACCTAAAGAGAGTGAAATCGTTATTTCAGATTATTCTCTATCATATCAGCAAGTTGTTGTAAGTGGTGGTTTTAATGTCTTTCCAAAATGGGCTAATAATGCACAAAATGCTTTTTATTACACATCTTTAGATTCTAATGTACCTACTCTTAAGCATCTTGATCTTAAAACTGTGAAAGTTAAAAAGATCATCTCCTCTGATGGAATGATGGTTTGTTCAGATGTAAGTGCAGATAGTAATACTTTATTGTTAACGATGGCCAAGAATGGACAGCCCGATGTGTATACATATAATTTGACAACAAAGAAATACAAACGCGAGACTAGTTATGGGGGGATAGATGTTAATGCACAGTTTATGGATAAAAACAAAATTATATTTATTTCATCAAGATTAGGTTATCCAAATGTCTTCTCAAAAGATCTAAAAACAAATGCAGTAGAGCAATTGGTTTTTTATGGTAAGAGTAACTCTGCATGTAGCTCTAATGGTGAGTATATAGTTTATAAAGCTAGAGAAAGTTCAAATGCCTTTTCAAAAAATACTTTCAATCTTCATCTTATTTCAATGAAGACAGATTTTATTAGAAGGCTTACTGCTACAGGTATTAATGAGTTCCCAAGATTTTCAAAAGATGGGGATGCGATACTTTTTATTAAAAACTATAAAGAGCAGAGTTCTATAGGAATTATAAGACTAAATCACAATAAAAACTATCTTTTTCCATTAAAATATGGAAGAGTTCAATCTATGGATTGGTAG